A window from Lactiplantibacillus pentosus encodes these proteins:
- a CDS encoding head maturation protease, ClpP-related translates to MKKINVKGPIISNDDKWIYDMLEMDSTAPKDVIDALPDDDSDIEVDINSGGGLVTAGSEIYTALMNYSGKVTVNIMGMAASAASVIAMAGNPTRISPVGQIMIHNSAAGVYGDYHDQDKLSDMLKQLNEAMANAYQLKTKLPMDDLLAKMDSETYLNADQAKELGFVDEVMFTDDKIQLVADGGSGLLPQTAIDKIAELVKPAPDLSDTDIDRISNAVVQKLNIQPTKQAENKFVDPFAF, encoded by the coding sequence ATGAAGAAGATTAACGTTAAGGGTCCGATTATTAGTAACGATGACAAGTGGATTTATGACATGTTGGAAATGGACAGTACTGCTCCTAAGGATGTTATTGATGCATTACCAGATGATGATTCAGATATCGAAGTTGATATTAATTCCGGCGGTGGTTTAGTAACTGCTGGAAGTGAAATTTATACAGCACTGATGAATTACTCCGGTAAGGTCACGGTCAACATTATGGGCATGGCTGCAAGTGCCGCGTCCGTGATCGCAATGGCCGGTAATCCAACACGAATCAGTCCGGTTGGCCAAATTATGATCCATAACTCTGCAGCTGGAGTTTATGGTGATTATCATGATCAGGACAAATTGTCGGACATGTTAAAACAACTCAATGAAGCGATGGCCAATGCTTATCAATTGAAAACGAAGTTACCGATGGACGACTTGTTGGCTAAGATGGACTCTGAAACCTACTTGAATGCCGATCAAGCAAAGGAGCTTGGATTCGTAGACGAAGTTATGTTTACTGATGATAAGATTCAATTGGTAGCGGATGGTGGTTCTGGGCTATTGCCGCAAACGGCGATTGATAAGATTGCCGAGTTAGTCAAGCCAGCTCCTGATTTATCTGATACTGATATTGACCGTATTTCAAACGCGGTCGTACAAAAATTAAATATTCAACCCACAAAGCAAGCGGAAAACAAATTTGTTGATCCGTTTGCTTTTTAA
- a CDS encoding phage major capsid protein, whose product MIKFDPKTFTNFSTKRKAYAELMKNSTDADKQAQGFTDMMDALGEDTMAEIKNQVHLQTDDVLNAQRKDPSMTGDEVKFFNALTAGDLSHTEKTEVTLPETTVDQIFEDLVDQHPFLQTIKLQTTGLRLKFLKTDETGGKAVWGKVFDEIKGQLTAKFDDQTATQSKLTAFVALPNDILEFGAAWIKQFVMAQITEAFAAALESAFLVGDGNDKPIGLISDLSKGTVSGDTTTYAQKASVGSITLKDTETAKKELAGIVKKLSVKENGKPYVAKGKTVLVVTPGISLDMEAAMTMQNVNGQWVLAYPFGIQIVESQYVPNGKLIAFVPDRYDAYVAGAVNIKKFTETLAMEDGTLYTAKQFAYGKGKDNNVAFVYDLALETATTTDTAGK is encoded by the coding sequence ATGATTAAATTTGATCCCAAAACTTTTACTAATTTTTCAACTAAGCGGAAGGCTTATGCAGAATTGATGAAGAATAGCACGGATGCCGATAAACAAGCACAGGGCTTTACTGATATGATGGACGCGCTTGGTGAAGATACCATGGCTGAAATCAAGAATCAAGTCCACTTACAGACGGATGATGTGCTGAACGCTCAACGTAAAGATCCATCAATGACGGGTGATGAAGTTAAGTTCTTTAACGCTTTAACGGCCGGTGACTTATCCCACACTGAAAAGACCGAAGTAACATTACCAGAAACGACAGTAGACCAAATCTTTGAAGACTTAGTTGATCAACATCCATTCTTGCAAACTATTAAGTTACAAACGACTGGTTTACGGTTGAAGTTTTTAAAGACCGATGAAACAGGCGGTAAGGCTGTTTGGGGTAAAGTTTTCGATGAAATCAAAGGTCAATTAACAGCTAAGTTTGATGATCAAACGGCTACTCAATCCAAGCTGACGGCGTTTGTGGCATTGCCAAACGATATCTTAGAATTTGGTGCGGCTTGGATCAAGCAATTCGTGATGGCTCAAATTACCGAAGCATTTGCTGCAGCCCTCGAATCAGCATTCTTAGTTGGTGACGGTAACGATAAACCAATCGGTTTGATTTCTGACTTATCCAAGGGGACCGTTAGCGGTGACACGACTACTTATGCTCAAAAGGCGTCTGTTGGTTCAATTACTTTAAAGGACACCGAAACTGCTAAGAAGGAATTAGCTGGTATTGTCAAGAAGTTATCAGTTAAGGAAAATGGTAAGCCATACGTTGCCAAGGGTAAGACGGTCTTAGTCGTGACCCCAGGGATTTCGTTGGACATGGAAGCTGCCATGACGATGCAAAACGTCAATGGCCAATGGGTACTGGCTTATCCATTTGGAATCCAAATTGTTGAATCTCAATACGTACCAAATGGTAAGCTGATTGCCTTTGTTCCTGATCGTTACGATGCGTATGTAGCTGGTGCTGTAAACATCAAGAAGTTCACTGAAACTTTGGCTATGGAAGACGGCACACTGTACACTGCTAAGCAATTTGCATATGGCAA